From a single Arachis hypogaea cultivar Tifrunner chromosome 3, arahy.Tifrunner.gnm2.J5K5, whole genome shotgun sequence genomic region:
- the LOC112789408 gene encoding protein PNS1-like isoform X1 gives MLGAALFWMSLWSLAVVGALNFYLPSLVIIALVLNLAWTSEIMRNVVNISVSRVVALYYLRGMQSSTKFGFLRAMIRNLGSACLGSLFVPAIEATRVVARFLNLVKGEDEFLFCCARCCFRVMESIFRYGNGWAYVQIAAYGKSLLAAPQNTWSLFKRLEMEAIVDSDITSSICLLSGVSIASISVIAVSAWTSQFYQNFTATLSLLTFFIGYLLTRIAMALPHACVSCYYVCYVENPDNKLFDTTIKDSLDMVKSGHHAAVATSPLPRRFASD, from the exons ATGCTTGGTGCTGCATTGTTTTGGATGTCACTGTGGAGTTTAGCAGTGGTTGGTGCATTGAATTTCTATTTGCCTTCTTTGGTGATCATTGCTTTGGTTTTGAACTTGGCTTGGACTTCAGAGATTATGAGGAATGTTGTGAACATTAGTGTTAGTAGAGTTGTTGCTTTGTATTATCTTAGGGGAATGCAATCTAGCACAAAGTTTGGATTCTTGAGGGCAATGATAAGGAACCTTGGGAGTGCTTGTTTGGGATCTCTATTCGTGCCGGCAATCGAAGCGACAAGGGTTGTTGCTAGGTTTCTGAATTTGGTTAAGGGGGAAGATGAGTTCTTGTTTTGTTGTGCTAGGTGTTGTTTCAGAGTCATGGAATCTATCTTCAGATATGGGAATGGTTGGGCCTATGTTCAG ATAGCTGCCTATGGTAAAAGTTTGTTAGCTGCACCCCAAAACACCTGGTCCCTGTTTAAGAGACTTGAAATGGAAGCAATTGTAGACTCAGATATAACTAGCTCAATTTGCTTGCTCTCTGGGGTTAGCATTGCCTCAATCTCTGTCATTGCAGTGTCTGCTTGGACCTCCCAATTCTACCAAAATTTCACTGCCACCCTCTCCCTTCTCACATTTTTCATTGGATACCTTTTG ACTAGGATTGCCATGGCACTACCTCATGCATGTGTGAGTTGTTACTATGTGTGCTATGTAGAGAATCCAGACAATAAATTATTTGACACAACAATTAAGGACTCTCTCGACATGGTAAAATCCGGCCACCATGCTGCCGTGGCTACGTCACCACTACCACGGCGGTTCGCAAGTGATTAA
- the LOC112789408 gene encoding protein PNS1-like isoform X3, producing the protein MLGAALFWMSLWSLAVVGALNFYLPSLVIIALVLNLAWTSEIMRNVVNISVSRVVALYYLRGMQSSTKFGFLRAMIRNLGSACLGSLFVPAIEATRVVARFLNLVKGEDEFLFCCARCCFRVMESIFRYGNGWAYVQTRIAMALPHACVSCYYVCYVENPDNKLFDTTIKDSLDMVKSGHHAAVATSPLPRRFASD; encoded by the exons ATGCTTGGTGCTGCATTGTTTTGGATGTCACTGTGGAGTTTAGCAGTGGTTGGTGCATTGAATTTCTATTTGCCTTCTTTGGTGATCATTGCTTTGGTTTTGAACTTGGCTTGGACTTCAGAGATTATGAGGAATGTTGTGAACATTAGTGTTAGTAGAGTTGTTGCTTTGTATTATCTTAGGGGAATGCAATCTAGCACAAAGTTTGGATTCTTGAGGGCAATGATAAGGAACCTTGGGAGTGCTTGTTTGGGATCTCTATTCGTGCCGGCAATCGAAGCGACAAGGGTTGTTGCTAGGTTTCTGAATTTGGTTAAGGGGGAAGATGAGTTCTTGTTTTGTTGTGCTAGGTGTTGTTTCAGAGTCATGGAATCTATCTTCAGATATGGGAATGGTTGGGCCTATGTTCAG ACTAGGATTGCCATGGCACTACCTCATGCATGTGTGAGTTGTTACTATGTGTGCTATGTAGAGAATCCAGACAATAAATTATTTGACACAACAATTAAGGACTCTCTCGACATGGTAAAATCCGGCCACCATGCTGCCGTGGCTACGTCACCACTACCACGGCGGTTCGCAAGTGATTAA
- the LOC112789407 gene encoding probable amidase At4g34880: MSMAAASSRSFSFFFSWLLLHSHVHVHAIFEFREATVNEIQSAFSRNEISSKQLVKLYKDEILRRNPILCGVADLNPDAESEAEKADEERAAGKGGTKLSGVPVLIKDNITFKKKRMSTTAGSYALAGSVAAEDAFVVKKLREAGAIIIGKATLKEWSGFRSSNMPGGWSAYGGQAKNPYNLSNEVCGSSSGSAISVAANFATVSLGTETDGSIICPSSYNSVVGIKPTVNLTSRSAVVPVSLRQDSVGPIARTVEDAVYVLDVIVGKDEKDEGTVNASTHIPEGGYAQYLNPHGLQGKRLGILRYPNSFNIIFPENSMENATYQQLFQVMRDEGATLVDDIVIEKSEEIYENAMIALLAELKRDLNSYLQNLVSSPVRSLADLITFNHQHNMLEKIVDYPQDMFIKANKNNGISKEVQEAISNLETLSKNGFEKVMKEKKLDALIYVGQKLVPFLAVGGYPAITVPGGYNNEKMPLGVSFGGLKYSEPTLIEIAYSFEQATKKRRPPPNDLIVTQVAQRSISSL, encoded by the exons ATGTCAATGGCTGCTGCTAGCTCCCgatctttctccttcttcttctcatgGCTACTTCTTCATTCACATGTTCATGTTCATGCAATATTTGAGTTCAGAGAAGCAACCGTGAACGAAATCCAAAGCGCTTTCTCGCGAAACGAGATCTCGTCAAAGCAACTAGTGAAGTTGTACAAAGACGAGATTCTTAGAAGAAACCCTATACTCTGTGGCGTAGCGGATCTGAATCCGGACGCAGAGTCTGAGGCTGAGAAAGCCGACGAAGAACGTGCGGCGGGGAAAGGAGGGACAAAATTGAGCGGAGTGCCGGTGTTGATAAAGGACAACATTACGTTCAAGAAGAAGCGGATGAGTACGACGGCCGGTTCGTATGCGCTTGCCGGATCGGTGGCGGCGGAGGACGCTTTTGTGGTGAAGAAGTTGAGGGAGGCTGGGGCCATAATTATTGGCAAAGCCACCTTGAAGGAGTGGTCTGGTTTTAGGTCTTCCAATATGCCCGGTGGTTGGTCTGCCTACGGTGGCCAAGCCAAG AACCCTTATAACTTGAGCAATGAAGTGTGTGGATCAAGCAGTGGATCAGCAATATCGGTGGCAGCAAACTTTGCAACGGTGTCATTAGGGACTGAAACAGATGGCTCAATAATTTGTCCTTCATCTTACAACTCAGTCGTTGGAATCAAACCCACCGTTAACCTCACTAGCAGATCTGCCGTGGTCCCTGTTTCTCTAAGACAAGATTCCGTTGG GCCTATAGCTAGAACGGTGGAAGATGCAGTTTATGTTCTTGACGTAATTGTAGGGAAAGACGAGAAAGATGAAGGAACTGTGAATGCATCTACACACATTCCAGAGGGTGGCTACGCTCAATATTTGAATCCTCATGGCCTACAAGGAAAAAGACTTGGAATCTTGAGATACCCTAattcttttaatattatttttcctgAAAATTCTATGGAGAATGCGACATATCAACAACTCTTCCAAGTAATGAG GGATGAAGGTGCGACGCTTGTGGATGACATAGTAATTGAGAAGAGTGAAGAAATTTATGAGAATGCAATGATAGCATTGTTAGCTGAGCTCAAGAGAGACTTGAATTCTTATCTGCAAAATCTCGTCTCTTCACCTGTGCGATCCTTGGCAGATCTCATAACCTTCAACCATCAACACAACATGCTA GAGAAAATAGTTGACTATCCACAAGACATGTTTATAAAAGCAAACAAGAACAATGGAATAAGCAAAGAAGTTCAAGAAGCAATATCAAATCTAGAAACACTTTCCAAAAATGGGTTTGAGAAGGTGATGAAAGAGAAGAAGCTTGATGCATTGATATATGTGGGACAAAAATTGGTTCCATTTTTAGCGGTTGGTGGTTACCCAGCAATAACAGTGCCTGGTGGATACAACAATGAGAAGATGCCATTGGGTGTTTCATTTGGAGGATTAAAGTATTCAGAACCAACTCTGATTGAAATTGCTTATTCTTTTGAACAAGCTACCAAGAAACGTAGGCCTCCTCCTAATGATTTAATAGTAACGCAAGTAGCACAGAGAAGTATTAGCagcttataa
- the LOC112789408 gene encoding uncharacterized protein isoform X2 has product MPPELLLFLLIIFINLNNHHLLSLLLLHQSPKGMQSSTKFGFLRAMIRNLGSACLGSLFVPAIEATRVVARFLNLVKGEDEFLFCCARCCFRVMESIFRYGNGWAYVQIAAYGKSLLAAPQNTWSLFKRLEMEAIVDSDITSSICLLSGVSIASISVIAVSAWTSQFYQNFTATLSLLTFFIGYLLTRIAMALPHACVSCYYVCYVENPDNKLFDTTIKDSLDMVKSGHHAAVATSPLPRRFASD; this is encoded by the exons ATGCCACCAGAGTTGCTTCTCTTTCTCCTGATCATCTTCATTAATCTCAACAACCACCACCTTCTCAGCCTTCTTCTACTCCATCAATCCCCCAA GGGAATGCAATCTAGCACAAAGTTTGGATTCTTGAGGGCAATGATAAGGAACCTTGGGAGTGCTTGTTTGGGATCTCTATTCGTGCCGGCAATCGAAGCGACAAGGGTTGTTGCTAGGTTTCTGAATTTGGTTAAGGGGGAAGATGAGTTCTTGTTTTGTTGTGCTAGGTGTTGTTTCAGAGTCATGGAATCTATCTTCAGATATGGGAATGGTTGGGCCTATGTTCAG ATAGCTGCCTATGGTAAAAGTTTGTTAGCTGCACCCCAAAACACCTGGTCCCTGTTTAAGAGACTTGAAATGGAAGCAATTGTAGACTCAGATATAACTAGCTCAATTTGCTTGCTCTCTGGGGTTAGCATTGCCTCAATCTCTGTCATTGCAGTGTCTGCTTGGACCTCCCAATTCTACCAAAATTTCACTGCCACCCTCTCCCTTCTCACATTTTTCATTGGATACCTTTTG ACTAGGATTGCCATGGCACTACCTCATGCATGTGTGAGTTGTTACTATGTGTGCTATGTAGAGAATCCAGACAATAAATTATTTGACACAACAATTAAGGACTCTCTCGACATGGTAAAATCCGGCCACCATGCTGCCGTGGCTACGTCACCACTACCACGGCGGTTCGCAAGTGATTAA